The Budorcas taxicolor isolate Tak-1 chromosome 18, Takin1.1, whole genome shotgun sequence genome window below encodes:
- the NOP53 gene encoding ribosome biogenesis protein NOP53 isoform X1, producing MAAGSNGGGGGQCSKSETDTGFLGLRPTSVDPALRKRRRGPRNKKRGWRRLAQEPLGLEVDQFLEDVRLQERTSGGLISEAPDEKLFFVDTGFKDKELNKKRTKGQKRSLLLKKPLRSDLILENTSKVPAPKDVLAHQVPNARKLRRKEQLWERLAKQGKLPGEVRRAQARLLNPPAARAKPGPQDTVQRPFYDLWAKGNPLDQPLEGQDEFFLEQTKKKGVKRPQHLHTKPSQAPAVEVTPAGASYNPTFEDHQNLLWAAHEVELQREKAAEKLERQLALPASEQAATQESAFREMCQGLLEESDGEGEPGEGPDQGPETGDQAARGEASPAPGRPAALEKKTEQQRRREKAARMLRTQQAAVRAARLRHQELFRLRGIKAQVARRLAELARRREQRKAKRLAEADKPRRLGRLKYQDPDIDVQLSSELSDSLRTLKPEGNILRDRFKSFQRRNLIEPRERAKFKRKYKVKLVEKRAFREIQL from the exons ATGGCGGCAGGAAgtaatggtggtggtggcgggCAGTGCTCGAAAAGCGAGACCGATACCGGCTTCTTGGGGCTGCGGCCCACGTCAGTGGATCCAGCGCTGAGGAAGCGGCGGCGAGGCCCAAGAAATAAGAAGCGAGGCTGGCGGCGGCTCGCTCAAGAGCCTCTGGGACTGGAGGTCGATCAGTTCTTGGAGGACGTGCGGCTGCAGGAGCGCACGAGCGG TGGCTTGATATCAGAGGCCCCCGATGAGAAACTTTTCTTCGTGGACACTGGCTTCAAGGATAAAG AACTGAACAAGAAGAGGACCAAAGGCCAGAAGAGGTCACTGCTTCTCAAGAAGCCCCTCCGGAGCGACCTCATCCTAGAGAACACCTCCAAGGTCCCAGCTCCCAAAGA CGTCcttgcccaccaggttcccaaCGCCAGGAAGCTCAGGCGGAAGGAGCAGCTATGGGAGAGGCTGGCGAAGCAGGGCAAGCTGCCCGGGGAGGTGCGCAGAGCGCAGGCCCGGCTCCTCAACCCCCCAGCGGCCAGAGCCAAGCCTGGGCCCCAGGACACCGTCCAGCGGCCCTTCTACGACCTCTGGGCCAAAGGCA ACCCTCTGGACCAGCCCTTGGAGGGCCAGGATGAGTTTTTCCTGGAGCAGACCAAGAAGAAAGGCGTGAAG CGGCCACAGCATCTGCACACCAAGCCCTCCCAGGCACCTGCTGTGGAGGTGACACCCGCGGGAGCCTCATACAACCCAACCTTTGAGGACCACCAG AACCTGCTCTGGGCGGCCCATGAGGTGGAGTTGCAGCGGGAGAAGGCGGCCGAGAAGCTGGAGCGGCAGCTGGCCCTGCCGGCCTCGGAGCAGGCCGCTACCCAG GAGTCTGCCTTCCGGGAGATGTGCCAGGGGCTGCTAGAGGAGTCTGACGGGGAGGGCGAGCCGGGCGAGGGCCCGGACCAGGGGCCTGAGACGGGAGACCAGGCTGCAAGAGGGGAGGCCTCGCCCGCGCCTGGCCGCCCGgctgccctggagaagaagacggagcagcagcggcggcgggaGAAGGCCGCCAGGATGCTG AGGACACAGCAAGCCGCGGTGCGGGCCGCCCGCCTCCGGCACCAGGAGCTCTTCAGGCTGCGCGGGATCAAGGCACAGGTGGCGCGGCGCCTGGCGGAGCTGGCCCGGCGGCGGGAGCAGCGGAAGGCAAAGCGGCTGGCGGAGGCGGATAAGCCCCGGCGGCTGGGGCGGCTCAA GTATCAGGACCCTGACATCGACGTGCAGCTCAGCTCAGAGCTCTCTGACTCGCTCAGGACTCTGAAG CCCGAGGGCAACATCCTCCGTGACCGGTTCAAGAGCTTCCAGAGGAGGAACCTGATCGAGCCTCGGGAGCGAGCCAA GTTCAAGCGCAAGTACAAGGTGAAGCTGGTGGAGAAGCGTGCGTTCCGGGAGATCCA GTTGTAG
- the NOP53 gene encoding ribosome biogenesis protein NOP53 isoform X2, which yields MAAGSNGGGGGQCSKSETDTGFLGLRPTSVDPALRKRRRGPRNKKRGWRRLAQEPLGLEVDQFLEDVRLQERTSGGLISEAPDEKLFFVDTGFKDKELNKKRTKGQKRSLLLKKPLRSDLILENTSKVPAPKDVLAHQVPNARKLRRKEQLWERLAKQGKLPGEVRRAQARLLNPPAARAKPGPQDTVQRPFYDLWAKGNPLDQPLEGQDEFFLEQTKKKGVKRPQHLHTKPSQAPAVEVTPAGASYNPTFEDHQNLLWAAHEVELQREKAAEKLERQLALPASEQAATQESAFREMCQGLLEESDGEGEPGEGPDQGPETGDQAARGEASPAPGRPAALEKKTEQQRRREKAARMLRTQQAAVRAARLRHQELFRLRGIKAQVARRLAELARRREQRKAKRLAEADKPRRLGRLKYQDPDIDVQLSSELSDSLRTLKPEGNILRDRFKSFQRRNLIEPRERAKFKRKYKVKLVEKRAFREIQ from the exons ATGGCGGCAGGAAgtaatggtggtggtggcgggCAGTGCTCGAAAAGCGAGACCGATACCGGCTTCTTGGGGCTGCGGCCCACGTCAGTGGATCCAGCGCTGAGGAAGCGGCGGCGAGGCCCAAGAAATAAGAAGCGAGGCTGGCGGCGGCTCGCTCAAGAGCCTCTGGGACTGGAGGTCGATCAGTTCTTGGAGGACGTGCGGCTGCAGGAGCGCACGAGCGG TGGCTTGATATCAGAGGCCCCCGATGAGAAACTTTTCTTCGTGGACACTGGCTTCAAGGATAAAG AACTGAACAAGAAGAGGACCAAAGGCCAGAAGAGGTCACTGCTTCTCAAGAAGCCCCTCCGGAGCGACCTCATCCTAGAGAACACCTCCAAGGTCCCAGCTCCCAAAGA CGTCcttgcccaccaggttcccaaCGCCAGGAAGCTCAGGCGGAAGGAGCAGCTATGGGAGAGGCTGGCGAAGCAGGGCAAGCTGCCCGGGGAGGTGCGCAGAGCGCAGGCCCGGCTCCTCAACCCCCCAGCGGCCAGAGCCAAGCCTGGGCCCCAGGACACCGTCCAGCGGCCCTTCTACGACCTCTGGGCCAAAGGCA ACCCTCTGGACCAGCCCTTGGAGGGCCAGGATGAGTTTTTCCTGGAGCAGACCAAGAAGAAAGGCGTGAAG CGGCCACAGCATCTGCACACCAAGCCCTCCCAGGCACCTGCTGTGGAGGTGACACCCGCGGGAGCCTCATACAACCCAACCTTTGAGGACCACCAG AACCTGCTCTGGGCGGCCCATGAGGTGGAGTTGCAGCGGGAGAAGGCGGCCGAGAAGCTGGAGCGGCAGCTGGCCCTGCCGGCCTCGGAGCAGGCCGCTACCCAG GAGTCTGCCTTCCGGGAGATGTGCCAGGGGCTGCTAGAGGAGTCTGACGGGGAGGGCGAGCCGGGCGAGGGCCCGGACCAGGGGCCTGAGACGGGAGACCAGGCTGCAAGAGGGGAGGCCTCGCCCGCGCCTGGCCGCCCGgctgccctggagaagaagacggagcagcagcggcggcgggaGAAGGCCGCCAGGATGCTG AGGACACAGCAAGCCGCGGTGCGGGCCGCCCGCCTCCGGCACCAGGAGCTCTTCAGGCTGCGCGGGATCAAGGCACAGGTGGCGCGGCGCCTGGCGGAGCTGGCCCGGCGGCGGGAGCAGCGGAAGGCAAAGCGGCTGGCGGAGGCGGATAAGCCCCGGCGGCTGGGGCGGCTCAA GTATCAGGACCCTGACATCGACGTGCAGCTCAGCTCAGAGCTCTCTGACTCGCTCAGGACTCTGAAG CCCGAGGGCAACATCCTCCGTGACCGGTTCAAGAGCTTCCAGAGGAGGAACCTGATCGAGCCTCGGGAGCGAGCCAA GTTCAAGCGCAAGTACAAGGTGAAGCTGGTGGAGAAGCGTGCGTTCCGGGAGATCCAGTGA